In Emys orbicularis isolate rEmyOrb1 chromosome 12, rEmyOrb1.hap1, whole genome shotgun sequence, one genomic interval encodes:
- the GDF5 gene encoding growth/differentiation factor 5, producing MKILHFLTLLLWHLTWFYLVLVSVVLSNSEAGQSNPGSKLGLLKAEGKETNPSPRAGTFRTGNHGYSAGTLKARAKSNTVQAAALLAKNNESKKSLSREGTTDTKVGQSPNRQSGVRTVTPKVQNLGSKASLRKTGTGNTDASSYKTKKTKEPVTQREPKETFKHPPITPHEYMLSLYRTLSDAERKGINGSVKLETGLANTITSFIDKGQDDRAPAIRKQKYVFDISALEKDGLLGAELRILRKKPSETWKPHSPGKTSQVKLFSCPTNRQAATLLDSRTVSIADTPKWEVFDIWKLFRNFKNSVNLCFELEAFDRGRAIDLRSMGLNRTGRQVNEKALFLVFGRTKKRDLFFNEIKARSGQDDKTVYEYLFNQRRKRRAPLATRQGKRPNKNLKARCSKKALHVNFKDMGWDDWIIAPLEYEAYHCEGLCEFPLRSHLEPTNHAVIQTLMNSMDPESTPPTCCVPTRLSPISILFIDSANNVVYKQYEDMVVESCGCR from the exons ATGAAAATCTTGCACTTTCTCACTTTATTGCTTTGGCACTTGACTTGGTTTTACCTGGTTCTAGTTTCTGTAGTGTTGAGTAATTCCGAAGCAGGTCAGAGTAATCCAGGATCCAAGTTAGGATTGTTAAAAGCAGAAGGAAAAGAGACAAATCCCTCGCCAAGGGCAGGTACCTTTAGGACTGGAAACCATGGATATAGTGCTGGGACCTTAAAGGCGAGAGCTAAAAGCAATACTGTTCAAGCAGCAGCTCTCTTGGCAAAGAATAATGAATCAAAGAAGAGTCTCTCTAGAGAAGGGACCACAGACACAAAGGTAGGGCAGTCCCCAAACAGACAATCTGGAGTAAGGACAGTGACCCCAAAGGTTCAGAACCTTGGCAGCAAAGCCTCGCTCAGAAAAACTGGCACAGGCAATACTGATGCCAGTTCTTACAAAACCAAAAAGACTAAAGAGCCTGTAACACAAAGGGAACCTAAAGAGACTTTCAAACACCCCCCTATAACGCCACATGAATACATGCTCTCCCTCTACAGGACTCTCTCGGATGCAGAAAGAAAAGGCATTAATGGAAGTGTAAAACTGGAGACTGGGCTTGCCAATACAATAACAAGCTTTATAGATAAAGGACAAG atgaCCGAGCTCCAGccataagaaaacaaaaatatgtttttgacATCAGTGCATTAGAAAAAGATGGTttgttgggggcagagctgcggATATTAAGGAAAAAGCCCTCTGAGACCTGGAAGCCTCATTCTCCTGGGAAAACTTCCCAAGTGAAATTGTTCAGTTGCCCCACAAACAGACAAGCAGCAACTCTCCTGGACTCTCGCACTGTCAGCATTGCAGATACACCAAAATGGGAAGTATTTGACATTTGGAAACTTTTTAGGAATTTTAAAAACTCCGTTAACTTGTGTTTCGAACTCGAAGCTTTTGATAGGGGGAGAGCTATTGATCTAAGGAGTATGGGATTGAATAGAACAGGGAGGCAGGTCAATGAAAAGGCTCTCTTCTTGGTATTTGGGAGGACAAAAAAAAGGGACCTGTTTTTCAATGAAATCAAGGCGAGATCAGGTCAAGATGACAAAACTGTTTATGAATACTTATTCAATCAGCGGAGGAAGAGAAGAGCTCCTCTAGCAACGAGGCAGGGGAAGAGGCCCAACAAGAACCTGAAGGCAAGGTGTAGTAAAAAAGCTCTCCATGTGAATTTTAAGGATATGGGCTGGGATGACTGGATAATAGCCCCTCTGGAATATGAAGCTTATCACTGTGAAGGGCTTTGTGAATTTCCTCTTCGATCTCACTTAGAACCCACCAATCACGCAGTTATCCAAACGTTAATGAACTCAATGGACCCAGAATCTACTCCTCCAACTTGCTGTGTTCCAACCAGACTGAGTCCTATTAGCATTCTCTTTATAGACTCTGCAAATAACGTGGTCTACAAACAATATGAAGACATGGTAGTGGAGTCATGTGGTTGTAGGTAG